From one Vespula vulgaris chromosome 25, iyVesVulg1.1, whole genome shotgun sequence genomic stretch:
- the LOC127072452 gene encoding uncharacterized protein LOC127072452: protein MSSTEEDYIQNEYYAYNRRLFRLIGLWDYQRSFKKLIYVCFINLLIIITVFELIYAIFNSRREFDSYTELLQNTLPILCTGSCYYNLIWNNAIIKKIFYRMNYDWKEFANKEESMILKKYAKLSRKCTVVIISM, encoded by the exons ATGTCTTCTACGGAGGAAGACTATATCCAGAACGAGTACTATGCTTACAATCGACGGTTATTTCGACTGATAGGATTATGGGATTACCAGAGATCGTTTAAGAAATTGATTTATGTTTGTTTCATTAATCTTCTAATAATCATTACAGTATTCGAACTG ATTTATGCGATCTTCAATTCACGAAGGGAATTCGACTCATACACcgaattattacaaaataccTTGCCTATTTTATGCACCGGATCATGCTATTACAATCTAATATGGAATAATGCTATT attaagaaaattttttatcgtatgaATTACGATTGGAAGGAATTTGCGAATAAGGAAGAATCAATGATACTGAAGAAATATGCTAAATTAAGCAGAAAGTGTACCGTTGTAATAATAAGTATGTGA